The following DNA comes from Gammaproteobacteria bacterium.
GCCGTCCGGTGGCGGCGCGCAGCCAGCGGGCGTAGGCCGCCGCGTCTTCCCAGGAGACCCGCACCACCGGGTGCCGGTCGCCGTTCAGGGAGCGGTCCCGGTATGCGCCGCTGTCGTGCCCGGGACGAAAGAGACGGTACTGGGCGTTGGTGACCTCATGGGTCATCAGCCGGAAGGGGCGCACGCACACCTTGTGCCGGCGTTCGTAGCCATGCCTGCCTTGCTCCGACGGCGGACTGCCCATCTGGAAGCAGCCGCCGGGGATCTCCGCCATTGGCAGGGCGGGCGGGGCGGGCGGCGGGGCCGGCGCGGCCTGCCCCTGGGCGGCGAGGCAGAGAACGAAGACGGCGGGCCAGCGGGCGGCATGGGGCAGGATGCTTATGACGAACCCTCTTCCGGTCCCGCAGGCAGGGCTTCGCCCACTTGCAGCCCGGCGGCCGGCGGCGCTGGCGCCCTCCCCCGTTGCCTCGCGCCAACGCGGGCCGCGACGGCGCGGGGCTTGCCCCGCTTGCTGCCGTTGCCGCCCTTGCCGGGGCGCTGCAATACCCGGCGCAGGTACTGGCCGGTGTAGGAGCCGGGGTGGCCGGCTATCGCTTCCGGGGGGCCGGCGGCGACGATCTCTCCGCCCCCGTCGCCTCCCTCCGGGCCGAGGTCCACAACCCAGTCCGCCGTTTTGATGACATCCAGGTTGTGCTCGATCACTACGATGGTATTGCCGCGGTCGCGCAATTCGTGCAACACCTCCAGCAGATGCAGGATGTCGTGGAAATGCAGGCCGGTGGTGGGTTCGTCCAGGAGGTAGAGGGTGTTGCCGGTGTCGCGCCGGGACAATTCGCGCGACAGCTTGATCCGCTGCGCTTCGCCGCCGGAGAGGGTGGTGGCGATCTGGCCCAGGCGTATATAGTCGAGCCCGACGCGCGCCAGGGTCTCCAATTTGCGCAACACGGCGGGGATGGCGGAGAAGAACTCGCGCGCCTCCGCCACCGTCATTTCCAACACTTCGTGGATGTTGCGGCCCTTGTAGCGAATATCCAGCGTCTCCCGGTTGTAGCGCTTGCTGCGGCAGACATCGCAGGGGACGTGGATATCCGGCAGGAAGTGCATCTCCACCCGGATCAGGCCGTCGCCCTCGCAGGCTTCGCAGCGGCCGCCGCGCACGTTGAAACTGAAGCGCCCCGGCCGGTAGCCGCGCGCCCGCGCCTCGGGCAGGGCGGCGAATAACTCGCGCACCGGGGTGAACATGCCGGTGTAGGTGGCGGGATTCGAGCGCGGCGTGCGGCCGATGGGGCTTTGATCGATGTTCACCACTTTGTCCAGCAGCTCCAACCCCCGGATGGCGCGGTGGGGCGCGGGGCTGCGGTCGGCGCCGTGCAGCGCGCGGGCCGTCGCCCGGTACAGGGTGTCGTTGATCAACGTGGATTTGCCGGAGCCGGAGACGCCGGTCACGCAGGTCAGAAGCCCCAGCGGCAGCTCCAGGTCTATGGCCTTGAGGTTGTTGCCGCGGGCGCCCTCGATTCGCAACAGGCGCTGCCGCTGCCGCGGGGTGCGCCGCTTCGGCACGGGGATGCGCCGGCGCCCGGAGAGATACTGGCCGGTCAGCGAGTCCGGGTGGCGCCGAATCTGGGCGGGCGTGCCCTGGATCACCACGCGCCCGCCGTGCAGGCCGGCGCCCGGGCCCATCTCGACCACGTGGTCGGCGCTTTCGATCGCCTCCTGGTCGTGCTCGACGACGAGCACGCAGTTGCCCAGGTCGCGCAGGCGGCTCAGGCTGCGCAGCAGCCTGCGGTTATCGCGCTGATGCAGGCCGATGGAAGGTTCGTCCAGCACGTACATGACTCCCACCAGGCCGGCGCCAATCTGACTGGCCAGGCGAATGCGCTGCACCTCGCCGCCGGAAAGGCTGTCCGCGCTGCGGTCCAGGGCCAGGTACTCCAGGCCCACATCGGCCAGGAACTCCAGGCGGGCGCGCACTTCCTTGAGCACCTTCTCGGCAATGCGCCCGCGCTGTCCGCTCAGCCGCAGCCCGGCGAACAGGTCCAGGGACCGGCCCACCGGGAGAGAGGTCACGGCGGGCAGCGGGTATTTGTCCACATACACGTGCCGGGCGGCCTCGTGCAGCCTGGAGCCCTCGCAGGCCGGGCAATCCCGGGTGGAACGGAACTCGGCCAGGGATTCGCGCACCGCCCAGGAATCCGTCTCCCGGTAGCGGCGCTCCATGTTCGGGATCACGCCCTCGAAGGGGCGCTTTCTGGCGCCGCGGCCATAGCGGCCCCTGGGGAAGTCGAAGCGGATCGCGGCACCCCCGCTGCCGTAGAGCACGATCTTGCGGATGGCGGCGGGCAGCCTGCGAAAGGGCGCATCCAGATCGAATTCGTAGTGGCGGGCCAGGCCGAGCAACAGGCGGTGGCAGTAATTGGAGCGCCGGTCCCAGCCGGGAATGGCCCCCTCGAGCAGGCTGTGCGAGGGGTAGCGCACGACCCGCTCCGGGTCGAAAAACTGCACCGACCCCAGGCCGGAGCATTCCGTGCAGGCGCCCGCCGGGTTGTTGAAAGAAAACATCCGGGGCTGCAACTCCGGGATGCTGTAGCCGCATTTCGGGCAGGAGAAGCGGGCCGAGAACAGCAGCGCGTCGGCATCCGGGGCGTCCAT
Coding sequences within:
- the uvrA gene encoding excinuclease ABC subunit UvrA; this translates as MDTIRIRGARTHNLKAIDLDIPRDRLVVITGISGSGKSSLAFDTIYADGQRRYVESLSAYARQFLSVMEKPDVDHIEGLSPAISIEQKTTSHNPRSTVGTITEIYDYLRLLYARVGEPRCPRHGRSLAAKTVSEMVDAVLALPGERYMLLAPVVQGRKGEHAQVLEQLRAQGFVRARIDGAVVELERPDKLQLHRKHDIEAVVDRFRVRPDMAQRLAESFETALRLGDGLAKVVSMDAPDADALLFSARFSCPKCGYSIPELQPRMFSFNNPAGACTECSGLGSVQFFDPERVVRYPSHSLLEGAIPGWDRRSNYCHRLLLGLARHYEFDLDAPFRRLPAAIRKIVLYGSGGAAIRFDFPRGRYGRGARKRPFEGVIPNMERRYRETDSWAVRESLAEFRSTRDCPACEGSRLHEAARHVYVDKYPLPAVTSLPVGRSLDLFAGLRLSGQRGRIAEKVLKEVRARLEFLADVGLEYLALDRSADSLSGGEVQRIRLASQIGAGLVGVMYVLDEPSIGLHQRDNRRLLRSLSRLRDLGNCVLVVEHDQEAIESADHVVEMGPGAGLHGGRVVIQGTPAQIRRHPDSLTGQYLSGRRRIPVPKRRTPRQRQRLLRIEGARGNNLKAIDLELPLGLLTCVTGVSGSGKSTLINDTLYRATARALHGADRSPAPHRAIRGLELLDKVVNIDQSPIGRTPRSNPATYTGMFTPVRELFAALPEARARGYRPGRFSFNVRGGRCEACEGDGLIRVEMHFLPDIHVPCDVCRSKRYNRETLDIRYKGRNIHEVLEMTVAEAREFFSAIPAVLRKLETLARVGLDYIRLGQIATTLSGGEAQRIKLSRELSRRDTGNTLYLLDEPTTGLHFHDILHLLEVLHELRDRGNTIVVIEHNLDVIKTADWVVDLGPEGGDGGGEIVAAGPPEAIAGHPGSYTGQYLRRVLQRPGKGGNGSKRGKPRAVAARVGARQRGRAPAPPAAGLQVGEALPAGPEEGSS